From one bacterium genomic stretch:
- a CDS encoding VWA domain-containing protein has product MRFAAPEYLYGFLVIAALALFMWQVSRRKKRQLESFADRSLLAGLIQNYSPLKRRYKTAFIFLAMIFLVFCLARPQFGTHMEMLKREGQDVMIVVDCSASMLAEDMKPNRIERAKQEVRGLLARMQGDRIGLVAFAGSAFVQCPLTLDYSAAQMFVDVLDVDLIPNPGTNIAEAISVATAAFVIKERKNKVMIVITDGEDFGEGIDAAINEAKIAGVNIYTIGIGRPEGEPIPIRNVRGEMVGYKKDQGGELIMTRLDEITLQKCAAETDGRYYHASQGEIALDMIYEEISKMEKKELSDMLLTQYEDRYQYILPFAIVFLAGEALLSERRRRKKENGSNA; this is encoded by the coding sequence ATGAGATTTGCGGCTCCGGAGTATCTGTACGGATTCCTTGTCATAGCGGCACTGGCGTTGTTCATGTGGCAGGTGTCTCGCCGCAAGAAACGGCAATTGGAGTCATTTGCCGACCGGTCGTTGCTTGCCGGGCTAATCCAGAACTATTCGCCTTTGAAGCGCCGCTACAAGACGGCGTTCATTTTCCTCGCAATGATTTTCCTGGTCTTTTGTCTGGCGCGGCCACAGTTCGGCACGCACATGGAGATGTTGAAGCGCGAGGGGCAGGACGTGATGATCGTGGTAGACTGCTCAGCTTCGATGTTGGCAGAGGATATGAAACCGAATCGCATTGAACGCGCAAAACAAGAGGTCCGCGGATTGCTTGCACGAATGCAGGGCGACCGAATCGGACTGGTGGCTTTTGCCGGCAGCGCGTTTGTGCAATGTCCGCTGACTCTCGACTACTCGGCGGCACAGATGTTTGTAGATGTTCTTGACGTAGACTTGATACCCAATCCGGGAACGAATATTGCTGAGGCGATTTCGGTGGCGACCGCGGCCTTCGTGATTAAGGAACGCAAGAATAAGGTGATGATCGTTATCACTGACGGAGAAGATTTTGGCGAAGGGATCGATGCGGCGATAAATGAAGCGAAAATTGCCGGCGTCAATATCTACACAATTGGAATTGGCAGACCCGAAGGCGAACCGATTCCGATCCGCAATGTTCGCGGTGAAATGGTCGGATACAAGAAGGATCAGGGCGGCGAATTGATCATGACGCGGCTCGATGAGATTACGCTGCAAAAGTGCGCCGCTGAGACGGATGGGCGCTATTATCATGCATCACAGGGCGAGATCGCGCTGGACATGATATATGAAGAGATTTCGAAGATGGAGAAGAAAGAGCTGTCTGATATGCTGTTGACTCAGTATGAGGACCGCTATCAGTATATTTTGCCGTTCGCCATCGTATTCCTGGCGGGAGAAGCTTTGTTGTCAGAGCGGCGGCGCCGCAAGAAGGAGAATGGTTCCAATGCGTAG
- a CDS encoding VWA domain-containing protein, translating into MIQFANPMFLWLLLAVPLVAYFMFRRRREAAIKFSDISLLRNVRRSRRVKNRKILYALRLLALVLLIIAMARPQAGKKTTEVSSEGIDIMLALDVSGSMKAEDFKPQNRLVAAKEVIKEFVQGRQSDRIGLVVFSRQSFTQCPLTMDYSVLLNFLEQVDFGMIEDGTAIGMGLANAVNRLRSSDAKSRIIILLTDGINNAGEIDPLTAAQIAKTLGIRVYTIGAGKLGKALYPVDDPMFGRRYVQLENEIDEELMTQVSELTGGRYFRAKSENMLRDIYQQISELEKTKFKIKEYLQFDQFFPYFLIAAAIALLLELVLRETIFRRLP; encoded by the coding sequence ATGATACAATTCGCCAATCCGATGTTCCTGTGGCTGCTCCTGGCGGTGCCGTTGGTGGCATACTTCATGTTTCGCCGTCGTCGCGAAGCGGCGATCAAATTCTCCGATATTTCGCTTCTGCGCAATGTACGACGAAGCCGCCGGGTCAAGAATCGAAAGATACTGTATGCACTGAGACTGCTGGCTCTGGTATTGCTAATCATTGCGATGGCGCGTCCGCAGGCTGGGAAGAAGACGACGGAGGTTTCGTCGGAGGGCATCGACATCATGCTGGCACTTGACGTTTCCGGCAGTATGAAGGCTGAAGATTTTAAGCCGCAAAACCGACTGGTTGCCGCCAAGGAAGTGATCAAGGAATTTGTGCAAGGGCGGCAGAGCGATCGAATCGGGCTGGTGGTGTTTTCGCGGCAGTCGTTTACTCAGTGTCCGTTGACGATGGATTATAGCGTCCTGCTGAACTTCCTCGAACAAGTTGATTTTGGCATGATCGAGGATGGAACGGCGATCGGGATGGGGTTAGCCAACGCCGTCAACCGGCTTCGGTCGTCAGATGCGAAGTCGCGGATTATTATCTTGTTGACTGATGGTATAAACAACGCGGGTGAGATTGATCCCCTGACGGCGGCACAAATCGCCAAGACTCTGGGAATTCGCGTGTACACAATAGGTGCCGGCAAGTTGGGCAAAGCGCTGTATCCGGTGGATGATCCGATGTTTGGCCGGCGATATGTTCAGTTAGAAAATGAAATCGATGAAGAACTTATGACGCAGGTATCCGAACTAACCGGCGGCAGGTATTTCCGCGCCAAATCCGAGAACATGCTGAGGGACATTTATCAGCAGATTTCCGAGCTGGAAAAGACGAAGTTCAAGATTAAAGAGTACCTTCAGTTTGACCAGTTCTTTCCGTACTTCCTGATTGCGGCGGCAATAGCGCTGCTTCTGGAACTGGTATTGAGAGAAACCATTTTCAGGAGGTTGCCGTAA
- a CDS encoding glycosyltransferase family 39 protein, translating to MAALAGVVSTVVMYRLVRRENGNDATALVAAFLMAFCGLFLTWHSTFKPYAFVDLALLISFLYLLKSGNDERLDGKAILLSWLMLGVAINFRSIFLLLLPIYIYALVLSARRAKVGNAQALKYALLGILIPTLPAIYLFVSAPNEFLFNNLGFHLQREPIEPFSALLLHKATVFGKFLALPQTILLLGAALASYLLIKYGHVARMMTQKPAAMFAAVITIVYLIPTPVHMQYFQQATPYLILLALPCAKFVLHHERLKPMLRSAAVLYLVGIVPFAYLFIVAPREQDHRFEWPQLESVVEAIKNNSTTSDSLLSEWAGYSALSQRPQLTGSEHVGFHFPLELTETEYNDHHLLTNSAIVSALSAQRPHLVIIDYKVYPEWEGALAAHYRLIDQHDQTFIYKRANEAL from the coding sequence TTGGCTGCATTGGCGGGAGTTGTCAGCACGGTGGTGATGTATCGGCTAGTGAGACGCGAGAACGGAAACGACGCGACAGCGTTAGTGGCGGCATTCTTGATGGCGTTTTGCGGCTTGTTCCTAACGTGGCACTCGACATTTAAGCCATACGCGTTCGTCGATCTCGCGTTGTTGATATCGTTTCTCTACCTGCTCAAGAGCGGCAATGACGAAAGGTTAGACGGCAAGGCGATCTTGCTATCGTGGTTGATGCTGGGAGTAGCGATAAATTTCCGATCGATATTTCTGCTGTTGCTGCCAATCTATATCTACGCACTGGTGCTGTCGGCACGCCGCGCAAAGGTAGGGAATGCTCAGGCGCTCAAGTATGCGTTATTGGGGATTCTCATTCCAACGCTGCCGGCGATTTATTTGTTCGTGTCAGCGCCAAATGAGTTCTTGTTCAATAATCTGGGATTTCACCTTCAGCGCGAACCGATTGAACCGTTTTCGGCGCTGTTGCTACACAAGGCGACGGTATTCGGGAAGTTTCTGGCGTTGCCGCAAACGATTCTGCTTCTGGGAGCGGCTTTGGCATCATACCTGCTCATCAAGTACGGGCATGTGGCCCGGATGATGACTCAGAAGCCGGCGGCGATGTTTGCTGCGGTGATCACAATAGTCTACTTGATCCCGACGCCGGTGCATATGCAATACTTTCAGCAGGCGACACCTTACTTGATCTTGCTGGCTCTGCCGTGTGCAAAGTTTGTACTTCATCATGAGCGTCTCAAGCCGATGCTGCGGTCGGCAGCAGTGTTGTATCTTGTCGGCATTGTGCCATTCGCGTATCTGTTCATTGTTGCACCGCGCGAGCAGGATCATCGTTTTGAATGGCCGCAATTGGAGAGCGTTGTCGAAGCTATCAAAAACAACTCGACGACTTCAGACAGTTTGCTATCGGAGTGGGCGGGATATAGCGCGTTGTCGCAGAGGCCGCAATTGACCGGCTCGGAGCATGTGGGATTTCATTTTCCACTCGAATTGACAGAAACAGAATACAACGATCATCACCTGCTGACGAATTCCGCAATTGTTTCGGCGCTGTCGGCGCAGAGGCCGCATCTGGTGATAATTGACTACAAGGTATACCCCGAATGGGAAGGCGCATTGGCGGCACACTATCGGTTAATCGATCAACACGATCAGACCTTCATCTATAAGAGGGCCAATGAAGCGCTGTAG
- a CDS encoding DUF58 domain-containing protein: MLPAEVLRRIRRIEITTKKLVNDVFAGEYHSSFRGQGMEFEEVREYQPGDDVRLIDWNVTARTGVPFIKKFREERELSVMLLVDASSSGQFGTRSQLKEEMAAEICGLLAFSAIRNNDKVGMIIFTDEVEKFIAPRKGRGHVLRLIREILYFKPVGRSTNISKALEYLNRVIKRKSVVFLVSDFLSSGYASDLVIANRKHDVVAIKIGDEREAKMENFGLIDFEDAETGEIISVDTSDSYFRRQYGMQAEDLSTELEKAFSRMRIDFVQLTTGRDYFVPLTSFFKKRERRYR, encoded by the coding sequence GTGCTTCCAGCAGAAGTCCTGAGAAGAATCCGGCGCATTGAGATCACCACCAAGAAATTGGTGAATGATGTCTTTGCGGGCGAATATCACTCGAGTTTCCGCGGACAAGGCATGGAATTCGAGGAGGTACGCGAGTACCAGCCGGGGGATGATGTACGCCTGATCGACTGGAACGTCACGGCGCGCACCGGAGTGCCGTTTATCAAGAAGTTTCGCGAAGAGCGCGAGTTGTCTGTCATGCTGCTGGTGGATGCTTCGTCATCCGGCCAGTTCGGCACCCGCAGCCAGCTCAAGGAAGAGATGGCTGCGGAGATTTGCGGCCTGTTGGCGTTTTCGGCGATTCGCAATAATGATAAAGTGGGAATGATCATCTTCACTGACGAAGTCGAGAAGTTCATTGCGCCGCGCAAAGGTCGCGGGCATGTACTGCGATTGATTCGGGAGATTTTGTATTTCAAGCCGGTGGGGCGATCAACCAATATCAGCAAGGCGCTGGAGTATCTCAACCGCGTGATTAAGCGCAAGTCAGTTGTGTTCCTGGTGAGCGACTTTTTGAGTTCAGGGTATGCCTCGGATTTGGTGATCGCCAATCGCAAACACGATGTGGTGGCGATCAAGATCGGCGACGAGCGCGAAGCGAAGATGGAAAATTTCGGTCTGATCGATTTTGAGGATGCCGAGACGGGGGAGATTATTTCGGTAGATACATCGGATTCGTATTTCCGTCGGCAATATGGAATGCAGGCAGAAGATTTGAGTACTGAACTGGAGAAGGCATTCAGCCGGATGAGAATAGATTTTGTGCAATTGACTACCGGGCGCGATTACTTCGTACCGCTGACTTCGTTCTTCAAGAAGCGCGAGCGGAGGTACCGTTAG
- a CDS encoding AAA family ATPase, with protein MIMALLADGHILVEGVPGLAKTMAIKTLCQAIQADFRRLQFTPDLLPADLIGTMIYSQNDGKFTVKKGPIFANMILADEINRAPAKVQSALLEAMQERQVTIAETTHALPKPFLVMATQNPIEQEGTYPLPEAQVDRFMFKLKVTYPSKAEELEILNRMTVGTTFETKPVITPADIVRAREVLNRIYVDDKVKEYIVNIVFATRNPEAFNLNLKGLIEYGASPRATINLTLASKAHAYMKGRGYITPDDVKSIGMEVLRHRVIVTYEAEAEEVDSEAIITKIFNEVEVP; from the coding sequence ATGATCATGGCGCTGCTTGCCGACGGTCATATTCTTGTCGAAGGCGTGCCCGGTCTGGCGAAAACGATGGCGATCAAAACGCTGTGCCAGGCGATTCAGGCGGATTTCCGGAGACTTCAATTTACACCCGACTTGCTGCCGGCGGACTTGATTGGAACGATGATCTATTCGCAGAACGACGGCAAGTTCACTGTCAAGAAGGGGCCGATTTTTGCGAACATGATTCTGGCGGACGAAATCAACCGCGCACCCGCCAAGGTGCAGTCGGCGTTGCTGGAAGCGATGCAGGAACGTCAGGTGACAATCGCCGAGACGACACATGCACTGCCGAAACCGTTCTTGGTGATGGCGACACAGAATCCGATCGAGCAGGAAGGCACCTACCCGCTGCCGGAAGCGCAGGTCGACCGATTTATGTTCAAGCTGAAGGTAACCTATCCGAGCAAGGCGGAAGAGCTTGAGATTCTCAATCGAATGACGGTTGGGACGACGTTCGAGACCAAGCCGGTGATCACGCCTGCGGATATAGTCAGGGCGCGGGAAGTGCTAAACCGGATTTATGTCGACGACAAGGTTAAGGAATACATAGTCAATATCGTCTTTGCCACACGTAATCCCGAAGCGTTCAATCTCAATTTGAAGGGCTTGATTGAATACGGCGCTTCGCCGCGCGCGACCATCAATTTGACGCTGGCCTCGAAGGCACATGCGTACATGAAGGGCCGCGGTTATATCACGCCGGATGATGTCAAGTCGATCGGCATGGAAGTGCTGCGCCATCGCGTCATTGTGACCTACGAAGCTGAAGCGGAAGAGGTTGACAGCGAGGCAATCATCACGAAGATCTTCAACGAGGTTGAGGTACCGTAG
- a CDS encoding BatD family protein, with protein sequence MILKTWVIVLCLAGVASAQIGFKAHVDKVQAAFEDEFVLTLEVSVGDPSVTTTPVPPPEMIGFRVGGSGSSVEKVGELTVRRYTYNLKPARSGEVTIPSYKVEFKSAVGVDTLTSDPIVVNVAQPRPSKDSRVSLAPIFITAAIGTAIIAALLFRRRRTKAPVIVEADWKAEAQAKFAEIKRLAEREDYREFSSQASKFVVGLLEKANEARLTGYTTTDILRWMEERGIEKEIRSHCKELFAFCEEVKFSSGKVDVQSGRAAVSNATKLLELILK encoded by the coding sequence ATGATACTGAAAACATGGGTAATTGTGTTGTGCCTGGCAGGAGTTGCTTCGGCGCAAATCGGGTTTAAGGCGCATGTTGACAAGGTGCAAGCGGCCTTTGAAGACGAGTTTGTATTGACCTTGGAAGTGAGTGTGGGTGATCCGTCAGTTACAACGACACCGGTGCCGCCGCCGGAGATGATTGGATTTCGTGTCGGCGGGTCGGGCAGCAGTGTCGAGAAGGTTGGCGAGTTGACGGTAAGGCGATACACGTACAACCTCAAGCCTGCACGGAGCGGCGAAGTGACGATTCCGTCATATAAGGTGGAATTCAAGAGCGCGGTAGGTGTGGATACGCTGACTTCGGACCCGATAGTTGTGAATGTCGCACAGCCGCGGCCAAGCAAGGACTCGCGGGTGAGTTTGGCTCCGATTTTCATCACTGCCGCAATAGGCACCGCGATAATTGCGGCGCTGCTTTTCCGTCGTCGCAGGACAAAAGCTCCGGTGATTGTTGAAGCTGACTGGAAGGCAGAGGCGCAGGCGAAGTTTGCCGAGATCAAACGGTTGGCCGAGAGAGAGGATTACCGTGAATTTTCCTCGCAAGCGAGCAAGTTTGTGGTCGGATTGCTTGAGAAAGCGAACGAAGCGAGGCTGACGGGGTATACTACGACAGACATATTGCGGTGGATGGAAGAGCGGGGAATCGAAAAGGAGATTCGCAGCCACTGCAAGGAGCTGTTTGCGTTTTGTGAAGAGGTGAAGTTTTCCAGCGGCAAGGTGGATGTCCAGAGCGGGCGCGCGGCGGTGAGCAACGCGACAAAATTGCTGGAACTGATTTTGAAATGA
- a CDS encoding geranylgeranylglycerol-phosphate geranylgeranyltransferase yields MKKLIAAIKLIRPVNGLVAALSVVPAASIACGELTFPWRESGLIFFLVSFGYAINDIFDLRADLINRPKRAIPSGVLSVKNAWVVAVFFLIAGKVFLFGANPICALYYLSVASALYLYAAAISSWLIVGNVLVAVLCASVFYLGALGCEVEGKAVELLILSAILTFLYHLGREIVKDIEDMSGDKAIKRSTVPLKWGPNRARVAAIALFGVLIATSYSGYWVLELSRSYLVAISVGVNLPLALIFIIYMRKGAEEGAGQTSMALKVIMLPALMALLLAGVN; encoded by the coding sequence ATGAAGAAGCTGATAGCCGCCATAAAGCTGATTCGGCCGGTTAACGGGCTGGTAGCGGCACTTTCGGTCGTGCCGGCGGCGTCGATAGCTTGCGGGGAGTTGACTTTTCCGTGGCGGGAATCTGGGTTGATATTCTTCCTCGTGTCGTTCGGCTATGCGATAAACGACATCTTCGATTTGAGGGCAGATCTGATAAATCGCCCGAAACGAGCAATTCCCTCGGGAGTGTTGTCGGTCAAGAATGCGTGGGTAGTTGCGGTGTTCTTCTTGATTGCAGGGAAGGTATTCTTGTTCGGAGCGAATCCGATATGTGCTCTGTACTATCTCTCTGTAGCATCGGCGCTGTATCTGTATGCGGCGGCGATTTCTTCCTGGCTAATTGTCGGGAATGTGCTGGTGGCAGTGCTGTGCGCTTCGGTGTTTTATCTGGGAGCGCTGGGATGCGAGGTCGAAGGCAAGGCGGTCGAGCTATTGATATTGTCCGCCATATTGACCTTTCTCTATCATCTTGGACGGGAGATTGTAAAAGACATCGAGGATATGTCGGGAGACAAGGCGATTAAGCGGTCGACGGTGCCCTTGAAATGGGGACCGAATCGGGCAAGGGTGGCGGCGATAGCGCTATTTGGTGTGCTGATTGCGACGAGTTATAGCGGATATTGGGTGTTGGAGCTTTCAAGGAGCTATTTGGTCGCAATTAGTGTAGGAGTGAATTTGCCACTGGCATTAATTTTTATTATTTATATGAGGAAGGGCGCTGAAGAGGGAGCAGGGCAGACCTCGATGGCGCTAAAAGTGATAATGTTGCCGGCTTTGATGGCGCTGCTGCTTGCCGGCGTTAATTAA
- a CDS encoding BamA/TamA family outer membrane protein translates to MIKVLLILLLIAGCALGEVHIAGNRLFRSEELRKELRTAGSLEEYQRQVLESYFAAGYFAATAEIDAGNDTTVTIVEGKRYRVSDVILGGIDTSIVVQRQSLNDNSPVTTAKIEELSKRVVDAYAEAGYPFCQAEIKRADVWGDEIKIEYTVVTGPRATFGRVEFTGLVSTKKERLRDRLKLEEGKSYRESQLRQSERALTMLNFTRAISAPVVAHNTRTNSADVVFAMRDERNLTVDGLFYLNSDNTIGGSGDLDLLNIFGTGERVGLHWSRQNKNSRELGIGVELPFAGGYPVDLKFDVAQSDRDSAYVSAKIQAGAMYHLSEQWQIGSTISWEKITPDEGRDSPSARIAGVTLKTAFQKRDRLRSTRKGVAVTTEFGSLYRKSFDSGNDISTGYSTTIKAKGELWQPLGRRWIVYQRLMPFQIRSDFDPIPTEQLMEIGGAASLRGYRERSFLVDIGVVSATELRYLFESNFLARIFCDNAVVETEAGTQRLTGFGLGMELETTMGRFRLDFSLGEEKQLDAMLVHFGFETGI, encoded by the coding sequence ATGATCAAGGTATTGTTGATATTGCTGTTGATTGCCGGTTGTGCGCTGGGAGAAGTGCATATTGCGGGGAATCGGCTCTTTCGATCGGAAGAGCTGCGCAAGGAGCTGAGAACGGCCGGTTCGCTTGAGGAATACCAGCGACAAGTGCTCGAATCGTACTTTGCGGCTGGATATTTCGCGGCGACGGCAGAGATCGATGCAGGAAATGACACGACAGTCACGATTGTTGAAGGGAAACGATATCGAGTTTCAGATGTGATTCTCGGCGGAATCGATACGAGTATTGTGGTACAGCGGCAATCGTTAAATGACAATAGCCCGGTGACAACCGCGAAGATCGAGGAGTTGTCGAAGCGTGTCGTCGATGCCTACGCCGAGGCGGGATATCCGTTCTGCCAAGCAGAGATAAAGCGGGCAGACGTCTGGGGCGATGAAATCAAAATCGAATATACCGTTGTCACCGGACCACGGGCAACGTTTGGCAGAGTTGAATTCACGGGCCTGGTATCAACGAAGAAGGAAAGATTGCGTGACAGGCTGAAGCTGGAAGAAGGCAAGTCCTACCGCGAGTCGCAGCTGCGTCAATCGGAGCGGGCGTTGACGATGTTGAATTTCACGAGGGCGATTTCGGCGCCGGTAGTGGCGCACAATACGCGCACAAACTCCGCGGACGTCGTATTTGCAATGCGGGATGAACGAAATCTCACGGTGGACGGGTTGTTCTATCTGAATTCTGACAATACGATTGGCGGCAGTGGTGATTTGGATCTGCTCAACATTTTCGGTACTGGGGAGCGAGTTGGGCTGCATTGGTCGCGGCAAAACAAGAACTCGCGCGAGTTGGGGATAGGTGTGGAACTCCCGTTTGCGGGAGGATATCCCGTGGACTTGAAATTCGATGTCGCACAGAGTGATCGAGATTCGGCGTATGTGTCGGCGAAGATTCAAGCAGGTGCGATGTATCATCTCAGCGAGCAATGGCAGATTGGTTCGACAATTTCCTGGGAGAAGATTACGCCGGACGAGGGAAGGGATTCGCCCTCGGCGCGAATCGCCGGAGTAACGCTGAAAACGGCGTTTCAGAAGCGGGATCGACTCAGGTCAACGCGTAAGGGAGTGGCGGTGACGACCGAATTCGGTTCGCTCTATCGAAAGTCGTTTGACAGCGGCAATGATATCAGCACCGGATACTCGACTACTATCAAGGCGAAAGGGGAGCTTTGGCAGCCGTTGGGAAGAAGGTGGATTGTGTATCAGCGACTGATGCCGTTTCAGATCAGATCGGATTTTGATCCGATTCCGACGGAGCAGTTGATGGAAATTGGCGGAGCGGCAAGTCTGCGCGGGTACCGGGAGCGGAGCTTCTTGGTCGATATCGGTGTTGTCTCGGCCACTGAATTGCGGTATCTCTTTGAGAGTAATTTTCTTGCCCGAATCTTCTGCGATAATGCTGTTGTCGAAACAGAGGCTGGAACACAGCGGTTGACAGGTTTCGGGTTGGGGATGGAGTTGGAAACGACGATGGGTCGATTCCGGCTCGATTTTTCGCTTGGCGAGGAGAAGCAGCTCGACGCGATGCTGGTGCATTTCGGATTTGAGACGGGGATATGA
- a CDS encoding NHL repeat-containing protein, producing MNVAKQGLLGGVLVLSLMLGACSPPPQLEVAPTPIAGKFSYVGEIKGEFGDEELSLPVAIAFDMSRSAYVIDQGNNRVVKLRPDNTFERENGGYGLGFNGLSHPVSMESDGGISFFILDQGNNRIIRSDYNLVFSDEIRFNSNPDLELAGKIADIAFSRFGNMYLVDPDNLKVIMLDKDYAREQELFPAGGFAQCTIVTVGDEGNAYVYDRDLDAIYIFDSFGNAKGSIELEDAGILGDFIVRTGMIIATDKERHEIVVYDMNGERMMATGSFGSGTLSLNGPTGLAMRSDNLLYVCDTGNNRIVIYELAAPLP from the coding sequence GTGAATGTTGCAAAGCAAGGATTGCTTGGCGGAGTATTGGTTCTCAGTTTGATGCTGGGAGCGTGCTCACCGCCGCCGCAACTGGAAGTTGCACCAACACCAATTGCCGGAAAATTCAGTTACGTTGGCGAAATCAAAGGCGAGTTTGGCGACGAGGAATTGAGCCTGCCGGTGGCGATTGCGTTCGACATGAGCCGCAGCGCTTATGTGATCGACCAGGGCAATAACCGCGTTGTTAAGCTGAGACCGGATAATACATTCGAGCGGGAAAATGGCGGCTACGGATTAGGTTTCAACGGACTGAGTCATCCGGTGTCGATGGAATCGGATGGCGGGATTAGCTTCTTCATTCTTGATCAAGGCAACAATCGAATCATTCGTTCGGACTACAATCTGGTGTTCTCCGATGAGATTCGCTTCAATTCGAATCCGGACCTGGAACTGGCCGGGAAAATTGCGGATATCGCTTTCTCGCGGTTCGGCAATATGTATTTGGTCGATCCCGACAACTTGAAAGTGATTATGCTGGACAAGGACTATGCGCGTGAGCAGGAGTTGTTTCCGGCCGGCGGATTTGCGCAGTGCACTATCGTGACGGTTGGCGATGAGGGGAACGCATACGTGTATGATCGCGATCTTGATGCGATTTACATATTCGATAGCTTCGGCAATGCCAAAGGGTCAATTGAACTTGAGGATGCAGGGATTCTGGGCGATTTCATAGTTCGCACCGGTATGATCATCGCGACTGATAAGGAGCGCCACGAAATCGTGGTTTACGACATGAACGGCGAGCGAATGATGGCGACCGGGAGCTTCGGATCGGGTACCCTGAGTTTGAACGGTCCGACAGGACTTGCGATGCGGAGCGATAATCTTCTGTACGTCTGCGATACCGGCAACAATCGCATCGTGATCTATGAGCTTGCGGCGCCATTGCCGTGA